A genomic region of Populus nigra chromosome 11, ddPopNigr1.1, whole genome shotgun sequence contains the following coding sequences:
- the LOC133668752 gene encoding uncharacterized protein LOC133668752 encodes MDSLEEKVSVFFHEDSADESSGRSLEEEDDYESDNNLHDPMERALYWESQDALLQGVLERYSSIGSKLRQEVSRVVGVAKESDFCNCMKPTDGCTSCLRQRVVNLLTQKGFEASLCTSKWKNTRKHPGGKHEYIEIIAGTMGRKKPIPYLIELEFRDQFEIAKASDEYRNLVARLPEYYVGKADYLNAIVGILCDAAKRSMKEKKIHMGPWRKRSFMQMKWSNCSERRSVDKSSSKSSPSSRQAHESCLHLSAAPALTVT; translated from the exons ATGGACAGCCTTGAAGAGAAGGTTTCTGTGTTCTTTCATGAAGATTCTGCTGATGAGTCGTCTGGTCGCTCTTTGGAGGAAGAAGACGACTACGAGTCTGACAACAACTTGCACGACCCCATGGAAAGAGCCTTGTATTGGGAATCACAAGACGCCTTGCTTCag GGAGTTTTGGAGCGCTATAGCTCTATAGGCTCAAAGTTAAGGCAAGAGGTTAGCAGAGTTGTAGGGGTAGCAAAAGAGAGTGATTTTTGCAATTGCATGAAGCCCACTGATGGCTGCACTAGCTGTTTAAGACAAAGGGTTGTCAATTTGCTCACACAGAAGGGATTCGAAGCATCTCTTTGCACATCGAAGTGGAAAAACACCAGAAAGCATCCAGGAG gaaaacatgAGTACATAGAAATAATTGCAGGCACAATGGGTCGCAAGAAGCCAATCCCGTATCTGATTGAGCTTGAATTCAGAGACCAGTTTGAGATTGCCAAAGCGAGTGATGAATACCGCAATCTTGTGGCACGGCTGCCAGAATACTACGTGGGGAAAGCTGACTACCTCAATGCCATTGTTGGCATTCTATGTGATGCAGCAAAGAGATcaatgaaggagaagaaaatccaTATGGGTCCATGGAGAAAGAGGAGCTTCATGCAGATGAAATGGTCAAATTGCTCTGAAAGACGATCTGTTGACAAGTCTTCAAGCAAATCTTCTCCCTCGTCAAGACAAGCACATGAATCCTGCTTGCACTTGTCTGCTGCTCCAGCTTTGACTGTTACTTAG